One window of the Trifolium pratense cultivar HEN17-A07 linkage group LG2, ARS_RC_1.1, whole genome shotgun sequence genome contains the following:
- the LOC123908861 gene encoding alcohol dehydrogenase-like 6, producing MASSTPQVITCKAAVAWGAGEALVIEEVEVSPPQPLEIRIKVVSTSLCRSDLSAWESHAIFPRIFGHEASGVVESVGQGVTEFKEGDHVLTVFIGECMSCRPCKSGKSNVCQVLGLERKGLMHSDQKTRFTVKGKPVYHYCGVSSFSEYTVVHSGCAVKVGPHVPLEKICLLSCGVAAGLGAAWNVADVTKGSTVVIFGLGTVGLSVAQGAKLRGASRIIGVDNNPRKCENAKSFGITEVVDPNSYKEPIVQVIKRITDGGADFCFECVGDTDMITTALQSCCDGWGLTVTLGVPKVKPEMSAHYGLFLTGRTLKGSLFGGWKPKTDLPSLVEKYVNKEIQIDDYITHNLQFDDINKAFNLMKEGKCLRCVIHMPR from the exons cTGCAGTGGCATGGGGAGCTGGAGAGGCATTGGTAATTGAGGAAGTGGAAGTTAGTCCTCCTCAACCATTGGAGATTAGGATTAAGGTTGTCTCCACCTCTCTCTGTCGTAGTGATCTTTCTGCTTGGGAATCTCAT GCCATATTTCCTCGCATATTTGGCCATGAAGCATCTGG GGTTGTTGAGAGTGTAGGGCAAGGAGTGACTGAATTCAAAGAAGGGGACCATGTGTTAACAGTTTTCATTGGAGAATGCATGTCATGCAGGCCGTGCAAATCAGGAAAAAGTAATGTTTGTCAAGTTTTGGGATTGGAAAGAAAGGGTTTAATGCATAGTGATCAAAAGACGAGATTTACAGTAAAAGGGAAGCCTGTTTATCATTATTGTGGTGTTTCAAGTTTTAGTGAATATACCGTCGTCCATTCTGGATGTGCCGTGAAAGTCGGTCCTCATGTACCTCTTGAGAAAATATGCCTTCTTAGCTGTGGTGTTGCTGCAG GTCTAGGTGCAGCATGGAACGTTGCTGATGTGACAAAAGGATCAACAGTGGTTATATTTGGTCTTGGAACTGTTGGCCTTTCT GTTGCTCAAGGCGCCAAACTAAGGGGTGCTTCTAGAATAATTGGTGTTGACAACAATCCACGGAAGTGTGAAAACG CTAAATCTTTTGGGATTACGGAAGTTGTTGATCCGAATTCGTACAAAGAACCTATCGTGCAG GTTATTAAGCGCATTACTGATGGTGGCGCAGATTTCTGTTTTGAATGTGTAGGTGACACTGATATGATAACCACCGCATTGCAATCATGCTGTGAT GGATGGGGTTTGACTGTAACACTTGGTGTACCGAAGGTGAAGCCTGAGATGTCAGCTCATTATGGACTATTCCTGACGGGAAGAACATTAAAAGGATCTCTATTCGGAGGATGGAAACCTAAAACTGATCTTCCTTCGTTAGTAGAGAAGTATGTGAACAAG GAAATCCAGATTGATGATTACATAACACACAATTTGCAATTTGATGACATTAACAAAGCTTTCAATCTCATGAAGGAAGGAAAGTGTCTTCGTTGTGTTATCCATATGCCAAGATGA